The window GAAAATTTGCTTTTGCTATCAAAGTATAATGATACTATAGTTTTGGACAATAAGAAATATAAAATACAAAAATATATCGATATTCATCAATTTTCTAGTACTGGAAAATTTTATAAATTAATAAGTATATTAATAGGTTCATAAAAGATGCGTGTCTATCGATGGGGGTTATTGAGGTTGTAGATGAACCCATCATAAATAAAGATGCAGTATGTTGAAGAAAATGGAAAAATTCATGAGTTTAATGAATGAAGAATTAAAGTTTTGTTAGACAAAGATATAAGGTGTAAAAAATCATAGTTTTTTATTTAATTAAATGGTAAAATTATGTAAATTAAATTAAAAAACTATTGGAGGATAGTATGGCAATTATAAAAAATGAAATACCTATATTAGAATACGATGATAGTCAATTTTCAGTTTTGATGCCTAATCATGAGAAATTAAATTTACAATTACCTAAAAAAGCGGTATTTGCATTCTTAGGTGATCATATTGATAAATATGCTAATAAACATAATTGTGAGATTGTTGCGAAGTTTGAATCAGCGACTAAAGTTTATCCTATCTATCTAACTCACTACCAAGGGCATGAAATTTGTTTATGTCAAGCTCCTGTTGGTTCTGCCCCTGCAACTCAAATTTTAGATTGGCTAATTAGTTATGGAGTTAAGGAAGTCATATCCGCTGGATCATGTGGTGCCCTGATTGATATACCAGAAAATACGTTTTTAGTGCCAATAAAGGCTCTAAGAGATGAAGGAACTTCATATCATTATTTGCCTCCTTCAAGATATGTGGAGTTAAATCCAATGGCGTTAAAAGCGATTGAACAGACATTAAATAAACATAATTATTCTTATATTGAGTGCCTAACATGGACGACGGACGGCTTTTTCAGAGAGACGAAAGATAAAGTTGAATATAGAAGAAGCGAAGGCTGTTCTGTTGTAGAAATGGAGTGTTCTTCTTTAGCTGCCTGCTCAGAATTTAGAAACATAATATTTGGACAAATTTTATTTACAGCAGATACATTAGCCGATATACATAATTATGATGAAAGAGGATGGGGTGGAGATTCATTTGAAATTGCTCTATCTTTATGTTTAGATGCAGTCATTAATATCAAATAAACCATAATTTATAATAGAGCTTTACTGATTTGGGTATTTAAGCTCATTAATTCAATTTATTTCAGTTATAGAAAAATTTAAAAATACTATGAAATAGGAGGCTAATATTAGTATCCTATTTTTATTTAAAGATCTGTTATAAGAAGTTTTAAAAGTAGAATTTCCTTTCCGTTAAAGTGTTTTGACTGACTAATGAAAACAAATAATATATAGAATGTATTTATTTTAAATAGTAATAAGAATGTCTAATAGAGTGAAGATTAGGGTAACCTTTATTAACTAAAGAAAGAGAAGAAGACACATTTCATAAAATATTGTTTATAATATAAAAGACAAACGCACAGTCTAAGAGGTAGAGACGGTGATCGATGAGCTAACAGATGATAATTTAGCCCATCAAGTAGAGGATAGAAGCGTTTAATAGGAGGTTTGAAGTGAGAAAAATTCAAAAAATAATCTTATTTTTATTGAGTCTCATCACGTTTTTAATTGGTAGCTATACTGTTTTTGAGTTTAGTAAACGACCCAAAAATACGCCTAAAAAGTTTAAGCAAAAACCTTCAATAGGGCGAAAAGTTGTGGCGTGTTTAGGTGATAGCCATACAAAAGGAACGATGGCGCATAATTTTGTTGATGATTTATCCGCTCAAATGGGAAGTAAAGGCTATGACTTTATTAACGCTGGGGTAAATGGCGATTTAGTTTACAACGTCTTATCACGGATTGATGAGATTGTTGACTGTCATCCAGATTATATTATTATTTTAATTGGAACCAACGATATTTTAGCTCAGTTAAGTAAACCGAATGAACTTCATTTTGAACTCAAAAAACAATTGCCTCAAAAACCATCTGAAAAGTGGTTTATTCAAAATTTAAGAACGTTGATCGATGAGTTAAAAATGAAAACAACAGCGAAGCTTGCGATTTTATCATTGCCCCTTATTAGTGAAGACCGTCATTCCGTTGCTTTTAAATCGGCCATTGAATACAGTCAAGAAATTCAAGAAGTGGCAAGAGAAAAAAACATTACGTATTTACCGTTAAATGAAAAACAACTTGAGTTTTATGAAAGACATCGGCCTAAAGCACATAAACCTGTTGTTAAAACACCGCTTGCGTACTTTATTCCTTCTTTTAAGCATTATATTTTAAGAAAGTCATGGGAAGAAATTTCACAAGAAGCGGGACTAACTTTAACGATTGATACGGTGCATCAAAATAAATATGCGGCCGAGATGATTGAACAGTTAATTGTTGATTTTTTAGAAAAAAATTAAAACTCCTTCAAATGAGGAGTTTTTTTAGTTCTATTTTAAAAATTTAGTGCATAGAGTTGATTGTAAAATAAAAAGAAAGAAGGTGTTGGTCATTAAACA of the Turicibacter sp. TJ11 genome contains:
- a CDS encoding nucleoside phosphorylase — translated: MAIIKNEIPILEYDDSQFSVLMPNHEKLNLQLPKKAVFAFLGDHIDKYANKHNCEIVAKFESATKVYPIYLTHYQGHEICLCQAPVGSAPATQILDWLISYGVKEVISAGSCGALIDIPENTFLVPIKALRDEGTSYHYLPPSRYVELNPMALKAIEQTLNKHNYSYIECLTWTTDGFFRETKDKVEYRRSEGCSVVEMECSSLAACSEFRNIIFGQILFTADTLADIHNYDERGWGGDSFEIALSLCLDAVINIK
- a CDS encoding GDSL-type esterase/lipase family protein — translated: MRKIQKIILFLLSLITFLIGSYTVFEFSKRPKNTPKKFKQKPSIGRKVVACLGDSHTKGTMAHNFVDDLSAQMGSKGYDFINAGVNGDLVYNVLSRIDEIVDCHPDYIIILIGTNDILAQLSKPNELHFELKKQLPQKPSEKWFIQNLRTLIDELKMKTTAKLAILSLPLISEDRHSVAFKSAIEYSQEIQEVAREKNITYLPLNEKQLEFYERHRPKAHKPVVKTPLAYFIPSFKHYILRKSWEEISQEAGLTLTIDTVHQNKYAAEMIEQLIVDFLEKN